GTTTGATACGTATAAACTGACGGGATACCGTGTGGAACGCATCCGGGAAGGACGCCGTGTCTTGGATACACGCTTGGTGAAAGACAGCCTTGCCGGTCCGATATGGGCACGTTTTTACGACCTGAAGTATTGCGAGCCTTATGTGTGTGACCGGGACGGAATACCCCGCCGGCACTTGGAATACCTCGGTCCGGAACGCCGGAACGGATATAGCTGGTACAATAGCCGTCCGGCAGAACTTTTCGAACTTTACGATAAGTGGGCAGACCGGTATGACAAGGCGCATAAGGTGCAGGTTAGTCTGAAAACGAAAGGTGCCAACGAGAACGGGACGATAGATATGTTCCGCCGTCCGGAAGTGGACCGTTCGGCTTTCGATGTCATCGTAAAGCCGGGCGACAGCATCCAGCTGGCTATCGAAAAGGCGCCTGAAAAGCCGGAGACTCCTTTTAAGATATTGGTGCTGAACGGCACGTATAACCAGAAAGTGATTATCGACCGTCCGAACATCGTGCTGGTGGGCGAGAACCGGGACAGCACCGTGCTGGTGCTGGCAGAGACCGCCAAGACCCGGAAGATAACCGAGTATCACGGCAAGCCCGTGGGGAACGGGGTTATCGTCTTGCAGGAAGGGGCGGACGATTGTGTGATAAGCGGCATGACGGTGTATAATAATTATGGTACGACCCTCGAGAAGACCACGACCCATCAGATGGCGATTTACGGACGGGGCACGCGGACGATTGTTATCAATTGTAATGTATGGGCGGACGGGAACGACGCGCTTTCCCTTTGGGCGCCCGAGAGTGGAGGCATGTATTATCATGCCGACCTTTACCTGCGTTGTCCGGGTGTAGACTTCCTTTGCCCGCGCGGGTGGTGTTATGCAACCCGGTGCCGGTTCTATGGAGACAGCCGTGCGATGATTTGGCATGACGGCAGGGGAGACAAGAGCAAGAAGCTGGTCATCACGAACTCGTCTTTTGATGCCAAGAGCCCTACCGCTTTGGGGAGGTATCATCACGATTCGCAATTCTTCCTGATAAACTGCACGCTTTCGAAGAATGTGCTGAACGAGAACATCGGCTATGCTTATTCGGACAAAGTGCTCGACCCTTGCCCGTGGGGGCAACGCACCTATTACAGTAATTGTACGCGCGAGGGCGGACATTCCGGCTGGCTGGATGATAACCTGGACAAGGCAGAAGGCGCTCCCGCCTTTTATGGCATTACGGCAAAGTGGACATTCGGAGGCAAATGGGACCCGGAGAAGCGCATCCGGGATTTGTGGAATGTGCTGGCTTATTAGAATGAAGAATTAAGAATGAAGAATAAAGGACGCCACCCATTCTTCATTCTTAATTCTTTATTCTTCATTAAAAAAATGCTTTGCTTCTTTCTTGATTCAAATAAAATTCGTACATTTGCACGCAATAAAATCTAAAGTGTTTTTACCCTATGTCATTTATTGCAGATAAAGTAGTAATGGACGGATTGACATACGATGATGTGTTGTTGATTCCGGCTTATTCAGAAGTATTACCCAAGACAGTCGAGCTCTCGACTAAGTTCTCACGCAACATTGAATTGAAAATCCCGTTCGTAACGGCGGCGATGGATACCGTGACCGAGGCGCAAATGGCGAT
The Phocaeicola salanitronis DSM 18170 genome window above contains:
- the pelA gene encoding pectate lyase, with the protein product MKTQTLGMRMMLMAGAVIGCLALSLPAFGQGTRKKNLLGETDEAFFRTEDARRIGEQVLIYQRCTGGWPKNIDMARRMTDAEREQVLKDKERRDDSTIDNHATTMQMDFLARLYQATGDVRYRDAFRAGVDYLLSGQYENGGWPQFWPVMRDYQPHITFNDDAIVNLLELWQKLMAGEAPYGGDLLNKEYQGKLHDSFEKGIGCILDCQIKTDGELTVWCQQHDEHTLEPASARAYELPSYCSQESAAIVRLLMSLPHPDKRVKRAVHHAMKWFDTYKLTGYRVERIREGRRVLDTRLVKDSLAGPIWARFYDLKYCEPYVCDRDGIPRRHLEYLGPERRNGYSWYNSRPAELFELYDKWADRYDKAHKVQVSLKTKGANENGTIDMFRRPEVDRSAFDVIVKPGDSIQLAIEKAPEKPETPFKILVLNGTYNQKVIIDRPNIVLVGENRDSTVLVLAETAKTRKITEYHGKPVGNGVIVLQEGADDCVISGMTVYNNYGTTLEKTTTHQMAIYGRGTRTIVINCNVWADGNDALSLWAPESGGMYYHADLYLRCPGVDFLCPRGWCYATRCRFYGDSRAMIWHDGRGDKSKKLVITNSSFDAKSPTALGRYHHDSQFFLINCTLSKNVLNENIGYAYSDKVLDPCPWGQRTYYSNCTREGGHSGWLDDNLDKAEGAPAFYGITAKWTFGGKWDPEKRIRDLWNVLAY